From a region of the Prevotella melaninogenica genome:
- a CDS encoding 3-methyl-2-oxobutanoate dehydrogenase subunit VorB yields the protein MAEQDVELMKGNEAIAHAAIRCGTDGYFGYPITPQSEIIETLAALKPWETTGMVVLQAESEVASINMIYGGAGAGKRVLTSSSSPGVALMQEGISYMAGAELPGVFVNVQRGGPGLGTIQPSQSDYFQATRGGGNGDYNVIVLAPNSVQEMADFVDLAFELAFKYRNPAMILSDGVIGQMMEKVVLPPQKPRRTEEEIRKECPWASMGRTADRNPNIITSLELKPEIMEERNLHLQEKYRQIRENEVRFETQQCEDADYVIVSFGSAARIGEKAVELAREAGLKVGLFRPITLWPFPSKQLAELCMGKKGVLVSEINAGQMVQDVRLAINGALPVEHFGRLGGIVPDPEEIVKALKEKLVK from the coding sequence ATGGCAGAACAAGATGTAGAACTAATGAAGGGTAATGAGGCTATCGCTCACGCAGCTATACGCTGTGGTACTGATGGCTATTTCGGTTACCCTATCACTCCTCAGAGTGAGATAATTGAGACACTTGCGGCATTGAAGCCTTGGGAGACAACGGGTATGGTTGTTCTTCAGGCTGAGAGCGAGGTGGCTTCTATCAATATGATTTATGGTGGTGCTGGTGCTGGTAAGCGTGTGCTGACAAGTTCTTCATCACCTGGTGTAGCTTTGATGCAGGAGGGTATCAGCTATATGGCTGGTGCAGAACTTCCAGGCGTCTTTGTTAACGTTCAGCGTGGTGGTCCAGGTCTTGGAACTATCCAGCCAAGTCAGAGTGACTACTTCCAGGCAACACGTGGAGGTGGTAATGGCGATTACAATGTGATTGTATTGGCGCCAAACTCAGTACAGGAGATGGCTGATTTTGTTGACTTGGCTTTCGAGTTGGCATTCAAGTATCGTAATCCTGCAATGATTCTTTCTGACGGTGTGATTGGTCAGATGATGGAGAAGGTTGTACTTCCTCCACAGAAACCACGTCGTACAGAGGAGGAAATCCGTAAGGAGTGTCCATGGGCTTCAATGGGTCGTACAGCTGATCGTAATCCTAATATCATTACCTCTTTGGAATTGAAGCCAGAGATAATGGAAGAGAGAAACCTCCACTTACAGGAGAAGTATCGTCAGATTCGTGAGAATGAGGTACGCTTTGAGACTCAACAGTGCGAAGATGCAGACTATGTTATCGTAAGTTTCGGTAGTGCTGCACGTATCGGTGAGAAAGCTGTTGAGTTAGCTCGTGAGGCAGGATTGAAGGTAGGTCTGTTCCGTCCAATCACTTTATGGCCTTTCCCAAGCAAACAACTTGCAGAACTGTGCATGGGTAAGAAGGGAGTGTTGGTAAGCGAAATCAATGCTGGTCAGATGGTACAGGATGTTCGTTTGGCTATCAACGGAGCTCTACCAGTAGAACACTTTGGCCGCTTGGGTGGTATCGTTCCTGACCCTGAAGAGATTGTTAAGGCACTCAAGGAAAAGTTAGTAAAGTAA
- a CDS encoding thiamine pyrophosphate-dependent enzyme, which translates to MTNDIISPENLVYKKPTLMNDTTMHYCPGCSHGVVHKLVAEVIEEMGMSDKAIGVCPVGCAVFAYRYLDIDWQEAPHGRAPAVATGIKRLWEDRLVFTYQGDGDLACIGTAETIHALNRGENIPIIFINNAIYGMTGGQMAPTTLMGQKTATCPYGREPELHGYNLNITELASHLKGTCYVTRQSVDTVASINKAKRAIRKAFEASMQGKGSSLVEIVATCNSGWKLTPVKANEWMRENMFPEYEKGDLKDTTGL; encoded by the coding sequence ATGACAAATGATATCATTTCACCTGAGAATCTGGTGTATAAGAAGCCTACTTTGATGAACGATACGACAATGCACTATTGTCCGGGTTGTTCACATGGTGTGGTTCATAAGTTGGTTGCAGAAGTAATTGAAGAGATGGGAATGAGTGATAAGGCGATTGGTGTATGCCCTGTAGGCTGTGCCGTATTTGCTTATCGCTATCTTGATATCGACTGGCAGGAGGCTCCTCATGGTCGTGCTCCGGCTGTAGCAACAGGTATTAAGCGCCTTTGGGAAGACCGTTTGGTCTTCACTTATCAAGGTGATGGCGACCTTGCTTGTATTGGTACGGCAGAGACTATCCATGCTTTGAATCGTGGTGAGAATATTCCTATCATCTTTATTAATAATGCTATTTATGGTATGACAGGTGGACAGATGGCGCCTACAACGCTTATGGGTCAGAAGACTGCAACTTGTCCATACGGTCGTGAACCAGAACTGCATGGCTATAATCTGAACATTACGGAGTTAGCAAGTCACTTGAAAGGAACCTGCTATGTAACTCGTCAGAGTGTTGACACCGTTGCTTCAATCAATAAAGCAAAGCGTGCAATTCGCAAAGCGTTTGAAGCAAGTATGCAAGGAAAGGGAAGCTCGTTAGTAGAGATTGTTGCAACCTGTAATAGTGGTTGGAAACTTACTCCTGTAAAAGCCAACGAGTGGATGCGTGAGAATATGTTCCCTGAATATGAAAAGGGAGATTTGAAAGACACTACAGGTCTTTAA
- a CDS encoding 2-oxoacid:acceptor oxidoreductase family protein codes for MKKEIIISGFGGQGVLSMGKILAYSGLMEDKEITWMPAYGPEQRGGTANVTVIISDDRISSPILSKYDVAIVLNQPSLDKFEPKVKPGGLLIYDGYGVFNPPTRKDITVYRINAMDKAAEMKNAKVFNMIVLGGLLKVCPVVSTDGLKKALFKSLPERHHKLIPLNMEAVEEGMKIIAQQ; via the coding sequence ATGAAAAAAGAGATAATAATTAGTGGCTTCGGTGGTCAGGGCGTACTCTCTATGGGTAAGATTCTGGCTTATTCGGGACTAATGGAAGATAAGGAGATAACATGGATGCCAGCTTATGGTCCAGAGCAGCGTGGTGGTACAGCCAATGTTACTGTTATTATAAGCGATGACCGTATCTCTTCTCCTATTCTCAGCAAGTATGATGTAGCGATTGTTTTGAACCAGCCTTCATTGGATAAGTTCGAACCAAAGGTTAAGCCAGGCGGTTTACTTATCTATGATGGTTATGGAGTCTTCAATCCACCTACTCGTAAGGACATCACAGTCTATCGCATCAATGCAATGGATAAGGCTGCTGAGATGAAGAATGCAAAGGTGTTTAATATGATAGTTCTGGGTGGTCTGCTTAAGGTTTGTCCTGTAGTCAGCACCGATGGACTCAAGAAGGCGCTCTTCAAGAGTCTGCCAGAACGCCATCATAAACTCATTCCACTGAATATGGAAGCAGTGGAGGAGGGTATGAAGATTATTGCTCAGCAGTAA
- a CDS encoding OmpA family protein, with translation MKKLVLMLAAASMAASVSAQTVAESKTFDNIYVGINGGVATKTTGHKWLSDLDPNAGIRIGRYFTPVFGLAIEGNAYFSNKPWGSTGTVVRATNASLLGTVNLSNWFGGYKGEPRTFEVSALYGLGWMHVFSNNKFLKAATSENRNRMTSKAALDFAFNFGSEKQFQFYVEPSINFAFLGQSNSHNVSATPAGPVFTEVHADYHYKATGQAGQPAYNINNSFVQLNAGFIYKFKNSNGTHNFTIVTPRDQAEIDALNAQINELRNRKPEVITKEVVKEVPAVKVKEFTVSDLVFVTFAQGKSALTNDAKAALNNVKEGVHVQVVGTASPEGSKELNDRLSQARADVVANYLKGRGVIVDEATGKGVQGVTSNRLAVVYVK, from the coding sequence ATGAAAAAGTTAGTTTTAATGTTGGCTGCTGCTTCTATGGCAGCATCTGTTTCTGCTCAGACAGTAGCAGAGAGCAAGACATTTGATAACATCTACGTTGGTATTAACGGTGGTGTTGCAACAAAGACAACTGGTCACAAGTGGTTGAGCGACCTTGATCCAAACGCTGGTATCCGTATCGGTCGTTACTTCACTCCAGTATTCGGTCTTGCTATTGAGGGTAACGCATACTTCTCAAACAAGCCTTGGGGTTCTACAGGTACAGTAGTTCGCGCTACTAACGCAAGCTTGCTCGGTACTGTAAATCTTAGCAACTGGTTCGGTGGTTACAAGGGTGAGCCACGTACATTCGAGGTTAGCGCACTCTATGGTCTTGGTTGGATGCACGTATTCTCTAACAACAAGTTCTTAAAGGCTGCTACATCAGAGAATCGTAATCGTATGACTTCTAAGGCTGCTCTTGACTTCGCTTTCAACTTCGGTTCAGAGAAGCAGTTCCAGTTCTATGTAGAGCCTTCTATCAACTTCGCATTCTTGGGCCAGTCTAACTCACACAACGTATCTGCTACTCCAGCAGGTCCTGTCTTCACAGAGGTTCACGCAGACTATCATTACAAGGCAACAGGTCAGGCAGGTCAGCCAGCTTACAACATCAATAACTCATTCGTTCAGTTGAACGCTGGTTTCATCTACAAGTTCAAGAACTCTAACGGTACACACAACTTCACAATCGTTACTCCACGTGATCAGGCTGAGATCGATGCTTTGAACGCTCAGATTAACGAGCTCCGCAACCGTAAGCCAGAGGTTATCACTAAGGAGGTTGTTAAGGAGGTTCCTGCTGTTAAGGTTAAGGAGTTCACAGTATCTGACCTCGTATTCGTAACATTCGCTCAGGGCAAGTCTGCTCTTACAAACGATGCTAAGGCTGCTCTTAACAACGTTAAGGAGGGTGTTCACGTTCAGGTTGTTGGTACAGCTTCTCCAGAGGGTTCTAAGGAACTTAACGATCGTCTCTCACAGGCTCGTGCTGACGTAGTTGCTAACTACCTCAAGGGTCGTGGCGTTATCGTTGACGAGGCAACTGGTAAGGGTGTACAGGGTGTAACTTCTAACCGTCTTGCAGTTGTTTACGTAAAGTAA
- a CDS encoding acyl-[acyl-carrier-protein] thioesterase, whose translation MEKLSKIGRYEFLAEPFHCDFSNHLFMGHLGNHMLNAADFHSNDRGYGMNYLNTVNKTWVLSRLAIEMEEMPKAYDKFFVETWVDSALKSFTSRNFKVIGEVGHVYGYGKSVWAMIDLDTRQPADILAVRGGLITEYIETEYSCPIEKSSRVKMSADATPVRSIDTYYNDVDINGHINSVKYIEHVLDLWDVSWYKQYRIKRFEIAYVAESHQGDKLHFYREQRETETDFNVRITKSNVEGEETEVCRCRVQFG comes from the coding sequence ATGGAAAAGTTATCAAAGATAGGTAGATATGAGTTTTTGGCGGAGCCGTTTCATTGCGACTTCTCCAATCATTTGTTTATGGGGCATTTAGGCAATCATATGTTGAATGCTGCTGATTTCCATAGCAACGACCGCGGTTATGGTATGAACTATCTCAATACAGTTAATAAGACATGGGTGTTGAGCCGCTTGGCTATTGAGATGGAAGAAATGCCAAAGGCATATGATAAGTTCTTTGTAGAGACTTGGGTTGATAGTGCATTGAAATCCTTTACAAGCCGTAACTTTAAGGTTATCGGTGAGGTAGGGCATGTTTATGGCTATGGCAAGAGTGTCTGGGCAATGATAGACCTTGACACACGTCAGCCTGCAGACATTCTTGCTGTTCGTGGTGGTTTGATAACCGAGTATATAGAAACAGAATATTCTTGTCCAATAGAGAAGTCTTCACGTGTGAAGATGTCAGCTGATGCTACTCCTGTTCGTTCAATAGACACTTATTATAATGATGTTGATATCAATGGACATATTAACTCAGTCAAATACATAGAGCATGTGTTAGACCTGTGGGACGTGTCTTGGTATAAGCAATATCGTATCAAACGTTTTGAGATAGCTTATGTTGCTGAATCACATCAAGGTGATAAACTTCACTTCTATCGAGAGCAGCGAGAAACGGAGACTGACTTTAATGTAAGAATTACGAAGAGTAATGTGGAAGGAGAAGAGACGGAAGTGTGTCGTTGTAGGGTACAGTTTGGTTAA
- a CDS encoding RecQ family ATP-dependent DNA helicase, whose protein sequence is MSYLDILHQYWGYPDFRGIQKDIIESIGSGKDTLGLMPTGGGKSLTFQVPALAQEGVCLVITPLIALMKDQVDHLRHQGITAAAIYSGMRHDDIITTLENCTFGGIKLLYISPERIGSDIFQAKLRHIKVSFITVDEAHCISQWGYDFRPSYLQIADIRKLVPNAPILALTATATPEVVDDIQDRLGFKKKNVFRMSFERKNLAYVVRQTEDKEAEMVHILQSIPKTAIVYCRSRKRTKQIAQMLTEHGISATWYHAGLEPGVKDQRQNDWQNDKIRVMVATNAFGMGIDKPNVRVVIHIDSPSSLEAYFQEAGRAGRDGNKAYAVLLYNGHDNRTLQKRIEDTFPPKDYIQTVYEHLAYFYQIGVGSGYGCIFEFPIDKFCNTFKHFPIRVNAALTILQRAGYIDYEQNPDTKARVRFLLNRDDLYRLDSLTDKENDVVTALLRNYGGLFSDSGYIDESYIAQEAGLDRNQTYMVLVNLSKKRIINFIPRKNTPLISYTQDRVDGVDVILNKSVYEDRKEQFIKRINSVINYAQNERVCRSRQLLSYFGETKSKDCEQCDVCLSHTKEDDTDEKELIRQQLLTFLADGQKHPITEIRQLNNDWDLVQQVMREMVLEEEILMDGSFLLLP, encoded by the coding sequence ATGTCCTACCTTGACATTCTTCACCAATATTGGGGCTATCCTGACTTTCGCGGTATACAGAAAGATATTATCGAAAGTATCGGTTCAGGAAAGGATACCTTAGGACTAATGCCAACAGGAGGAGGAAAGTCTCTCACTTTCCAAGTGCCAGCATTAGCCCAAGAGGGAGTATGCTTAGTCATTACTCCTCTTATTGCATTAATGAAGGATCAGGTTGACCATCTTCGTCATCAAGGGATCACGGCTGCTGCGATTTATTCAGGTATGCGCCATGACGACATCATTACTACCTTAGAGAACTGTACCTTTGGAGGGATAAAACTACTTTATATTTCTCCTGAGCGTATAGGTTCTGATATCTTCCAGGCTAAATTAAGACATATAAAAGTGAGTTTCATCACTGTTGATGAAGCCCACTGTATCAGCCAATGGGGATACGACTTTCGACCTTCTTACCTGCAGATTGCAGACATTCGAAAGTTAGTTCCCAATGCACCTATCCTCGCTTTAACAGCAACTGCCACACCAGAAGTTGTTGATGATATCCAAGACCGTTTAGGTTTTAAAAAGAAGAATGTCTTCCGAATGAGCTTTGAACGTAAGAACTTAGCTTATGTCGTACGCCAGACTGAGGACAAAGAGGCAGAGATGGTACATATCCTGCAATCTATACCTAAGACGGCTATCGTCTACTGCCGTAGTAGAAAACGCACGAAGCAGATTGCACAAATGCTCACAGAACATGGAATCTCGGCTACATGGTATCATGCAGGCTTAGAACCTGGCGTTAAAGACCAACGGCAGAACGACTGGCAGAACGATAAGATACGCGTTATGGTTGCTACAAATGCTTTTGGTATGGGTATCGACAAACCTAACGTACGTGTGGTTATTCATATCGATAGTCCAAGTTCCTTAGAGGCTTACTTTCAAGAGGCGGGACGTGCGGGACGTGATGGCAATAAAGCATATGCTGTACTCCTTTATAATGGGCACGACAACCGTACGTTGCAAAAACGCATTGAAGATACCTTCCCTCCTAAAGACTATATCCAGACAGTATACGAACACTTAGCCTACTTCTATCAGATAGGTGTTGGAAGTGGCTATGGATGTATCTTTGAGTTTCCTATTGACAAGTTCTGCAACACCTTTAAACATTTTCCCATACGTGTAAATGCTGCGCTAACAATTCTTCAACGAGCTGGGTATATTGATTATGAGCAGAACCCAGACACCAAGGCACGTGTTCGTTTCCTGTTGAATAGAGATGACCTCTACCGACTGGACTCACTTACTGACAAGGAGAATGATGTCGTCACTGCCCTACTCCGTAACTATGGCGGTTTATTTTCTGACAGTGGATATATTGATGAAAGCTATATTGCACAAGAAGCTGGACTCGACAGAAACCAAACCTATATGGTATTGGTTAATCTAAGCAAGAAGCGTATTATCAACTTCATTCCACGTAAGAACACACCACTAATCAGCTACACACAAGACCGTGTTGATGGTGTTGACGTTATCCTTAACAAGAGTGTGTATGAGGACAGAAAGGAGCAATTCATAAAGCGTATCAATTCTGTTATTAATTATGCACAGAATGAACGAGTATGTCGTAGCAGACAGCTACTGTCTTACTTCGGAGAAACGAAGTCAAAAGACTGTGAGCAATGTGATGTCTGCCTTTCACATACCAAAGAGGATGATACGGATGAGAAAGAGCTTATCAGGCAACAGCTGCTAACTTTCTTAGCAGATGGTCAAAAGCACCCTATAACAGAGATTCGACAGCTAAATAATGACTGGGATCTTGTACAACAAGTAATGCGAGAGATGGTTTTGGAAGAGGAAATCCTTATGGATGGAAGCTTCTTACTTCTACCCTAA
- the recJ gene encoding single-stranded-DNA-specific exonuclease RecJ yields MQFKWNYTPPADTQVNAAKDLGEKLGISPILASLLIRRGITTESAAKRFFRPQLADLINPFLMKDMDAAVDRLNDAIGHKERILVYGDYDVDGCTAVALVYKFLRQFYSNIDYYIPDRYDEGYGVSKKGIDFAKETGVKLIIILDCGIKAIEEITYAKEQGIDFIICDHHVPDEVMPPAVAILNPKRPDDSYPFKNLCGCGVGFKFMQAFAKNNNIPFSRLVPLLDFCAVSIAADLVPVVDENRILAFHGLKQLNQNPSLGLKAIVDICGLNGRELSMSDIIFKIGPRINASGRMENGKKSVDLLVEREYSLALDQAKHIDEYNEQRKDVDRQMTEEANQIVARLESQKHQSSIVLYDEHWKKGVIGIVASRLTEIYFRPTVVLTRDENLATGSARSVAGFDVYAAIKSCRDLLLNFGGHTYAAGLTMKWADVKEFRKRFQAYVEEHIEPEQREAILDIDAVIDFKDITKKLHTDLKRFAPFGPGNPKPLFCTLDVYDFGTSKVVGREQEHIKLELVDSKSNNVMNGIAFGQSASARYIKSKRSFDIAYTIEDNVFKRGAVQLQIEDIRPTEES; encoded by the coding sequence ATGCAATTTAAATGGAACTACACTCCACCTGCAGATACTCAGGTCAATGCGGCTAAAGACTTAGGGGAGAAATTGGGGATTAGTCCCATTCTCGCTTCGCTGCTCATTCGTCGTGGTATAACGACGGAGAGTGCGGCTAAACGGTTCTTCCGCCCACAATTAGCAGACCTCATCAATCCTTTCTTAATGAAGGATATGGATGCTGCTGTTGATCGACTCAATGATGCTATAGGTCATAAGGAGCGCATTCTTGTCTACGGAGATTATGACGTAGACGGCTGTACGGCTGTAGCGTTGGTATATAAATTCTTACGACAGTTCTATTCAAACATTGATTACTACATCCCCGATCGTTATGATGAAGGATATGGAGTAAGCAAGAAAGGCATAGACTTTGCTAAAGAGACAGGAGTAAAACTCATCATCATCCTCGATTGTGGAATCAAAGCAATTGAAGAGATAACCTATGCTAAAGAGCAAGGAATAGACTTCATCATCTGTGATCACCATGTTCCTGACGAGGTAATGCCACCCGCTGTGGCAATCCTTAACCCTAAACGACCAGATGACTCTTATCCTTTCAAAAATCTTTGCGGATGTGGTGTAGGATTTAAGTTCATGCAGGCATTTGCAAAGAACAATAATATTCCGTTCTCTCGTCTCGTTCCCCTACTCGACTTCTGTGCTGTCAGCATAGCTGCAGATTTAGTTCCTGTCGTGGATGAGAACCGTATTCTTGCTTTCCACGGACTAAAGCAGTTGAATCAAAATCCAAGCCTTGGACTGAAAGCTATTGTAGATATCTGTGGTCTGAATGGCCGTGAGTTATCAATGAGCGATATTATCTTCAAGATTGGACCACGTATCAATGCCAGCGGACGTATGGAGAATGGTAAGAAGAGTGTTGACTTACTTGTTGAAAGAGAATACAGCCTGGCTCTCGATCAAGCAAAGCATATTGACGAATACAACGAACAGCGAAAGGATGTAGACCGTCAGATGACAGAAGAAGCTAACCAGATTGTGGCTCGTTTGGAAAGCCAGAAGCATCAGTCAAGTATCGTCCTCTATGATGAGCATTGGAAAAAAGGCGTCATAGGAATCGTTGCCTCTCGTCTGACAGAAATCTATTTCCGTCCAACAGTAGTTTTAACACGTGACGAGAACCTTGCAACAGGCTCTGCACGTAGTGTAGCGGGATTTGACGTATATGCAGCTATTAAGAGTTGCCGTGACCTCTTATTAAACTTCGGTGGACACACTTATGCCGCAGGACTAACCATGAAGTGGGCAGATGTAAAGGAGTTCCGTAAGCGCTTCCAAGCATATGTGGAAGAGCATATTGAACCAGAACAACGTGAAGCAATCTTGGATATTGATGCTGTTATCGACTTTAAAGATATCACAAAGAAACTGCATACTGATTTGAAACGCTTCGCACCATTTGGTCCTGGAAACCCAAAGCCTCTCTTCTGTACGTTAGATGTCTACGATTTCGGAACCAGCAAGGTTGTTGGACGTGAGCAAGAGCATATCAAGTTAGAACTGGTCGATTCTAAATCCAATAACGTAATGAATGGTATAGCCTTTGGACAGAGTGCCTCTGCCCGCTATATCAAGTCAAAACGCTCGTTTGACATAGCTTATACCATTGAGGATAATGTCTTTAAGCGTGGAGCAGTACAATTACAGATAGAGGATATTAGACCAACTGAAGAGTCTTGA